From Eptesicus fuscus isolate TK198812 chromosome 13, DD_ASM_mEF_20220401, whole genome shotgun sequence, the proteins below share one genomic window:
- the IL10RA gene encoding interleukin-10 receptor subunit alpha: MLPRLVLPLAALLGLGCGAQGTGLPSPPSVWFEAEFFHHILHWTPIQNPSESTRYEVELLKYGMEPWRSVSSCSQSPVPSCDLTMATLDLYHSNGYRAKVRAVDGGQRSNWTFTKTRFSKDEVSLTVGGLELEIHDGFVLGRIQLPRPKVAPAGDTYERIFPHFREYEVSIRKVPAHHEFTNKKVKHENFSFPTPGEFGEFCVRVKPAVSSRLNKGVWSEEVCFLLAQQYFTVTNLSISFALVLLLCGAVALRLYLCHPRKLPAVLVFGRPSPFSPVSPVSQLPRPETRDTIHAIDEQAFTKVSPELRNSELHGSTDSGFGSAKPSLQTEEPQFLLPDALPQAGGTLGKGASLEPESSCSSASTDSGICLQEPRLSPGAEPRWVQQAGGQEDSGIGLAHHSEERTGDERGGSGLGHVGPLGPEATEGEDPAAVEFQGYLKQTRGTEEQAVTAGCLEEEASSADGFVPQLRMCLDAKEAWSPPAVDKGYLKQDPPEVTLAPSGALAGQWNPAAEEWSLLGVTSCGDLGTSEWSFSQDLAPLGCVAAPGGLLGSFDADLVTLPLISSLHASE, encoded by the exons ATGCTGCCGCGCCTGGTCCTGCCGCTGGCCGCGCTGCTcggcctgggctgcggggcgCAAG GGACAGGGCTGCCCAGCCCTCCATCCGTGTGGTTCGAAGCAGAGTTTTTCCACCACATCCTCCACTGGACGCCCATCCAGAATCCGTCGGAAAGCACCCGCTATGAAGTGGAGCTGCTGAA GTATGGGATGGAGCCCTGGAGGTCCGTGtccagctgcagccagagcccggtGCCGTCCTGCGACCTCACCATGGCCACCCTGGACCTGTACCACAGCAACGGCTACCGAGCCAAAGTCCGGGCCGTGGACGGAGGCCAGCGCTCCAACTGGACTTTCACCAAGACCCGCTTCTCCAAGGACGAAG TGAGCCTGACGGTGGGCGGCTTGGAGCTGGAGATACACGATGGCTTCGTCCTGGGAAGGATCCAGCTGCCCAGGCCCAAGGTGGCCCCTGCTGGCGACACCTACGAGCGCATCTTCCCCCACTTCCGCGAGTACGAGGTCTCGATTCGCAAGGTGCCGGCACACCATGAG TTCACAAACAAGAAGGTGAAGCACGAGAACTTCAGCTTCCCGACCCCCGGCGAGTTTGGGGAGTTCTGTGTCAGGGTGAAGCCGGCTGTGAGCTCCCGCCTGAACAAGGGGGTCTGGTCGGAGGAGGTGTGCTTCCTGCTCGCCCAGCAGT ACTTCACCGTGACCAACCTCAGCATCTCCTTCGCCCTGGTCCTGCTGCTCTGCGGGGCCGTGGCCCTCCGCCTGTACCTGTGCCACCCGCGGAAGCTGCCCGCCGTCCTG gtCTTCGGGaggcccagtcccttcagccccgtcAGCCCCGtcagccagctcccccgcccgGAGACCCGAGACACCATCCATGCCATCGATGAGCAGGCCTTCACCAAGGTGTCCCCGGAGCTGAGGAACTCCGAGCTGCATGGCAGCACCGACAGTGGCTTCGGCAGTGCCAAGCCATCCTTGCAGACCGAGGAGCCGCAATTCCTCCTCCCGGacgccctcccccaggccggggGCACCCTGGGAAAGGGGGCCTCCCTGGAGCCCGAGAGCAGCTGCAGCAGTGCCAGCACCGACAGCGGCAtctgcctgcaggagccccgcCTGAGTCCCGGCGCAGAGCCCCGCTGGGTGCAGCAGGCGGGGGGCCAGGAGGACAGCGGCATTGGCCTCGCCCACCACTCAGAGGAGCGGACTGGGGATGAACGGGGTGGCTCAGGCTTGGGCCACGTCGGTCCCCTGGGGCCTGAGGCGACGGAGGGAGAAGACCCGGCTGCAGTGGAATTTCAGGGCTACCTGAAACAgaccagaggcacagaggagcaggcAGTCACGGCGGGCTGCCTGGAAGAAGAGGCCTCCTCCGCTGATGGCTTTGTCCCCCAACTCAGGATGTGCCTGGATGCCAAGGAAGCCTGGTCCCCACCAGCCGTGGACAAGGGCTACTTGAAACAGGACCCCCCAGAAGTGACTCTCGCTCCCTCAGGGGCCCTGGCTGGACAGTGGAACCCCGCAGCTGAGGAATGGTCACTCCTGGGCGTGACCAGCTGTGGGGACCTGGGGACATCTGAGTGGAGCTTTTCCCAGGATCTCGCCCCTCTGGGCTGCGTGGCGGCCCCGGGCGGCCTCCTGGGCAGCTTCGACGCAGACCTGGTCACCCTGCCCCTGATTTCCAGTCTGCACGCCAGTGAGTGA